The genomic interval TTTAAATCGACTATTATTTTTTCAGGTAGCTCGGTAATTTTCATAATTAAATCAATATCCATTTTATTATTTAACATCTTAATAGCAATCTTAATGTTATTGTTATATTTACCTTGTTCAATGCCTTGTTCAATTCCTTTTTTTAGTGCTTTTTTCTCAGCCGTTTGAATCGCATTAATCTCATCATATTCTTTTAATCCAATATAATCATAGACCTCTAACTCTTGTTGGTTCCAGCCATATTGAGTGGCTATTTGAAATGCTTCTTCAATTTCAGGTATGTTTTCAAGTTCCTTGGGAATAATGCTTAAATCTGAGGCATGTTTTAAAAAATAAATCCATTTGTCTAAAAGACTATTTAATTCATTTAGCGGTTTATTAAATTTTGTTAATTCCAAAAAAGTAAATTCAAAATCATCGAGGTCTTGTAAGCAGGTTTCTGTATTTAAAATAAGATGACGGCTGATATAATTTTTACTAGAAAACATATCAAATTTAAGGAGTCCAATAAAATAAACTTTCTTTAGTTTTGAATAGTTATCCCCTTTATTAAGCTGTTGAACATAGGCTTTAGAGGTATAGTAAAGTGTTCTTTTAGCAAAATTTCCCAAGTCCTTTTTTTGCATTTCAATAATAAAATTTTCACCCGCTTGGTTGGTTGCTTTTATATCTAAAATAGTTTCTTTAAGAGCTTCTATTTTAGGTACTTGATAAGGGTTAACAATTAGGATGTTTGTTATAACATGTTGTCCTTCAAATCCTAAAATAGCATTTAAAAATGAAATAAGGATTTCTT from Methylococcales bacterium carries:
- a CDS encoding Rpn family recombination-promoting nuclease/putative transposase — protein: MKFADPTNDIAFKKIFGDQNKKEILISFLNAILGFEGQHVITNILIVNPYQVPKIEALKETILDIKATNQAGENFIIEMQKKDLGNFAKRTLYYTSKAYVQQLNKGDNYSKLKKVYFIGLLKFDMFSSKNYISRHLILNTETCLQDLDDFEFTFLELTKFNKPLNELNSLLDKWIYFLKHASDLSIIPKELENIPEIEEAFQIATQYGWNQQELEVYDYIGLKEYDEINAIQTAEKKALKKGIEQGIEQGKYNNNIKIAIKMLNNKMDIDLIMKITELPEKIIVDLKIKHKQ